In Frankiaceae bacterium, the genomic stretch GAAGGCGAAGACGTTCGTCAAGGAGAACGCCGCCGTCGCGAAGGAGCTCGTGACCGGCTACGTCACCCCCGGCGACGTCGACAGCGTCGACGACCTGGAGCCGGGCCAGGCCGCGGTGATCCGGCACGGCGTCAAGAAGACGGCGGCGTACCGCGACGACGACGGCACGGTGCACGAGGTCTCCGCGCACTGCACGCACCTGGGCTGCATCGTCGGCTGGAACGCCGCCGAGAAGTCCTGGGACTGCCCGTGCCACGGCTCGCGGTTCGACGTGGACGGCAAGGTGCTGCAGGGCCCAGCAGTGCGCGACCTTCAGAAGAGCGAGGCCAGGAGCGACTGATCGAACGCCTTCAGCAGCGCGGCCGCGTCGTCGTAGACCTCGGCCATGCCGGCGTCGAGCAGCTCGGCGCGCGCGATGCCTCCGGAGAGCACGCCGACGCAGCGCAGCCCCGCGCGCGACGCGGCCTCGGCGTCCCACACGGTGTCGCCGACGACGACGCAGCGCTCCGCGTCGAGACCGGCCTCGGCCAGCGCCGTCGTGAACACGTCGGGGCTGGGCTTGGCCTCCTCGACGTCGGCCGACGACGTGATGGAGTCGATGACGTCGTCGCAGTCGAGCGCCCTCCGCAGCGCGCCGACCTCCTCCTCGGTCGCCGACGTCGCGAGGACGGCCGCGCCACCGCGGCGGCGTACCTCGCGCAGCAGGTCCACCGCCCCGGGGAACGGCCGCAGCTCGGGCCAGAGCCGCTCGTACTCCACGCCGTGCGCCTTCTTGGCGGTCTCGTCGTCGGAGCCGAGGAGGCGTTCGACGAACAGGTCGGCGCCCATCCCGACGCACCGGTGCACGTCGGCGGCGCGCACCTCGGGGTGCCCCGTCGAACGGAACGCGCGCAGCCACGCGACGACGTGCAGGTAGTTGCTGTCGACGAGCGTCCCGTCGACGTCGAAGAGGACTCCGCTACGGCTCATGCGCCGCCGCATACCCAGGGCGCACGGGGGTACGCCGACAACAACGAACCGCAACGCATGGAGGACCGCATGGCGACCACGACCGAGACGGGCATCCCCGCCCGCGAGCTCGACGACTCGGCGCTGGAGCGCGAGCTCGAGCGCCTGCACGAGACGCGGCACGAGACGTTCCTCAACGGCTCGGGCGACGCGCTCCAGGTGCACACCGAGCGGATGCTCGCGCTGGAGGAGGAGTACGCGCGACGGTTCCCCGAGCGCACCTCGCCCGACACGATGCGCACCCGCGAGGGCAGCCGCGCGATGGACGGCCGCGGCGACTAGACCAGCACCCCGTACAGAGACCGCCCGGCTGCCGCAGGAATGGCGCCGGGCGGTCGTACGTCCCGGACAGACGAAACCGTCCGGCGCTCCCGCGAAAGGCGCGCCGGACGGTGGTCGCGGCTACTTCTTCTTGCGGTCCACGGCGCGTTCGAGGTCCGCCTTGCTCATCGACGAACGGCCCTCGATGTTCATGCGCTTGGCCTCGTTGTAGAGCTGGTCCTTGGTACGCCCCCCGGGTCCCTTGCCCGAACGCAGCCCGCCCCTGCGCCCCGACGAGATGTCGTCGGTGGACGACCGGCTCGACGTCTTCGCCTCGCCGGCTCGCGCGCGCTCCTTGTTGACGGTGCGCGCCGCGATCTCCTCGGCCTTCTTCTCCGACCGGCCGCTCTCCAGCTGGCTCTCCTTGACGTGCTCGTACTGGCGCTCGCGCTTGGCGCTCCATGCCGTCGGCATCGCCGCCTCCTCGATCTCGGTTTCCCTCCGGGATGGGTACCCGAGGAAGATCGGGGCACACCGGTTGCCCAGCGCCAGGAGGACACATGACCGAGAGCACGAACGAGCCGGTGGACGTCGGCGCCGAGACGCCCGAGGCCGACGCCGTCGAGCAGGCGCAGGGCGTCGACGCCGCGACGACGCCGCGCGACATCGAGACGATCCCCGACGGCGTGCCCGAGGCGGACGCGCTGGAGCAGTCGTACGAGGTCCACCTCGACGAGGACTACCGGGGCTGATCCTCCGGCGTCACCTCGTCGAGCGCGGCGACCACGGTCGCGACGGCGAGGACGGCGATGAGCGCGCCGGCGAGGCCGCGTACCTCGAGGCCGGCGAAGCCCGCCGCGACCGTGAGGAACGGCCCCAGCCGCATCGTCCTGCTCTCCAGCCGCGGCTGGATGCCGAAGTCCTCGAACAGCTGGTACGCCAGGAAGATCACCGCGAGCACGGCGCCGTGCCAGGGCTCGCGGACCGCCGCCAGCAGCACGATCGGCAGCGCCCCGGTGAACGCCCCGATGATCGGCACGACGTCCCACAGCCCGACCCAGACCGCGAGGGCGGCGGCACCGGGCACGTCGAACGCCATCGCCGCGGCGTACGCCACCCACGCCGCGAGCAGCGCCGTCGCGAGCGAGCCGCTGGCGTAGCCGAACGCCCTGCGGTACGCCGCCTTCGCCACCGCGGTCACGCGCGCGCGCCGTCGCTCGTCGGCGATCTGGCGTAGCCCGGCGACGGCGATCTTGGGCCCGTGCAGAAGCAGGAACAGCGTCAGCACGCTCGTCGTGAGGAACGCGACGCCGCGCGTCGTCGCGGCCCGCAGCGCCTCGGCCGGCGTGCCGCCGCGAAGGTACTCGGGCACCTTCGCGGTGAAATCCCTCGTCCGCTCCTCCAGCTTCACCGTGGTCGCGAACTCGCCGAACCGCTCGTTCCTCTCCAGCTCCGCCGCGGCCTCGGGCGCCTCCTGCTGCAGCAGCTTCGTGGCCTGCGAGACGTCGTCGACGACGCGGTACGTCGTCAGCGCGGCGAGCAGCAACGCGCCGAACGCCACCACGAGGACCGCGCGCCCGCGCTTCCAGCCGCGCGCCTCGAGACGGCGGATGAGGGGGTGCAGCAGGCCCGCGACGGCGGCCGCGACGAGCATCCAGCCGATGACGCGGGACGCCGCGGAGACCATCCGCAGCACGAGCAGCGTCAGGCCGATGAGACCGACGAAGAGGGCGACGGAACGGTAGCTGACACGCAGCCGTTCCGGGCCGTCCGCCGCCGCCATGGGCGCTACGGTAGCCGCATGCCGCCCCGGCGCCGCGCAGCCGACGCGCCCGTCCCGACGCGCCGCGTGGACCTCGACGTCCGCACGATGCTGGCGTTCTGCGTGTGCGTCGTCGCGCTGCTGGCGTTCCAGGCTGTCGTCCGCTCCGCGCCGCGCACGATGACCGCGCTCGCCGTCGGCGCGCTGCTCGCGCTGAGCCTCAACCCGCTCGTCGAGCTGGCGCAGCGCAGGGCGAAGGTGCGCAGGCCGTACGCCGTGGGGATCGTGTTCGCGACGTTCGCCGTCGTGGTCGCCGGGCTCGGGCTCGTGCTGGTGCCGCCCGCCGTCGAGCAGGCGGCCGCGCTCGGGGAGGACCTGCCGCGCGTCGTACGCCAGCTCGGCGACCTGCCGATCGTCGGCCAGCGGCTGGAGGACGCGGGCGTTCCCGACAAGATCCTCAAGACCGTCCGCACGCTGCCCGAACGGCTCTCCGGCGACCTGTCCCCGCTCGCCGGCTTCGCGCGCTCGGCCGCGAGCGGGCTCGGCGCGGCGCTGGTCGTCGTGCTGTTCGCGGTGGGCCTGCTCGTGGACGGCCCGCGGCTCGTCGAGCACGGCGCGCGGCTGGTCCCTGAGGCGCGGCGCGAGAAGGCCGACCGGCTCGGCAGGCTCATGTACGCCGCCGTCGGCCGCTACGTGGCCGGCTCCATCACCGTCGCGGTCGTCGCCGGTCTCGCGACGCTCGTCGCGGGGCTGGTGCTCGGCGTGCCGCTGACGCCGCTGCTGGCGGCGAACGTCATGGTGTTCGACCTCGTGCCGCAGATCGGCGGGGCGGCGGGCGGGCTGCCGTTCGTCGCGATGGGGTTCACGGTCAGCGCTACGACGGGGGTGCTCTGCGCGGTGTTCTTCATCCTGTACCTGCAGTTCGAGAACAACATCCTCTCGCCGCTCGTCGTCGGGCAGGCGGTGAAGCTGTCGCCGCCCGCGACGATGTCGGCGGCGTTGATCGGGGTCGCGGCCGGCGGCGTCGTGGGCGCGCTGTGCGCGGTGCCGTTCGTCGGGGCGATGAAGATCGTCTACCTGGAGCTGCGCGGGACGCCCGTGGAGATCGAGGAGTCGAAGAAGCGCAAGCCGCTGCTGTCCCGGCTGCTCGGCCGCTTCCGCCGCTAGCGGCTGACGCGGCAGGTCACCGGCGAGCCGTTGTCGAAAGGGGATCACCGGCTGCCGTACCGGCGCCGTCCCCTACCCAGCAGGAGCCCGACGTGCGCGTTCTCGCCAAAGCCCTGACCGCCCTCGCCCTGACCGCAGGCGCGGTCACGGTGACCGCCACCCCAGCGCTCGCCAACCACCAGTGCCAGCCCGACGACCTGCTCTGCGTCATCACGCCCGCGACGGTCATCCCGGCCGGCACTCCCGTCGTGCCCGTCACCGGCTCGCCGGCGTACGGCCTCCCGCTGTTCGACCTCTGCCTGCCGACGTGCGACACGGTGTACCTCATCGTGCCCGGCGCCGTCGTGTCGTCGAGCGGCGCGACGCTCGCCACCATCACGCTGCCGGAGTACGGCGTGCGGATCGACGCGGCCGGCTTCCCCTCGGTCCACGGCGGCATCCCGACGGTCTCGCCCGGGTCCCCCGGTGGCGCCGGTCTGTCGCTGCTCCTGCAGGTGCCGTACGTGCCGGTGGTCACGGGCAGCATCGGCTGCGCGCCGACGGCACAGCAGACGGTCGGCCCGGTGACGTTCTGGCTCGGCGGCTGCCTGCTCAACATCCGCGTCACGGTCTGACGCATCCGCGCCGAGGCGGCGGTCGGCTCCGGCAGGCCGCCGCCACGGCCGCCGCGCCGCGGCTGCTGCCCGCGATCGCTCGTTCCTTGAAGATCACTACGCGTGAGACCGGCGGGTGGGCTGCAGGGTTGGGCCTGGGGCGTGTCTCCAGCGGGAACGACTGCCTCTCGCTCTCGGCGACGACGACCGGCTCCGCCTCCGCGCAGCGTTGCGCGGCGCAGTACGCGACAGCCGTGGGCCGGCCGAGGTCGTTGACCACCGTGATCGCCGGCGCGCGGTCGCGCGAGCAGGCGCCCAGCAGGACGACGCCGAGTGCCACGAGACCGAGCCGCGCCGAGGCCGCCCCCGAAGTATGCGGGGCCTGGCAGGGACCCGGAGCCGAAGCCGCGAAGTAGGGGCCGCCCCAGACCCCTATCCCCGTGGAGCAGCCCAGTGCGCACGTTCGCCAAGTCCGTCCTCACGCTCGCCGTCGCGTCCGGCCTCGCCGTCGCGGCCACGTCCCCCGCCGTCGCGGCCGGCCCGCTCGGCACCTGCCCCGGCGGCGAGCCCGTCTGCGTGTACGTCCCCGCCGGCAGCTACCCGATCGGCAACCCCGTCAGCGTCGGCCCTGTCGGCAAGCCGATCACGTACGTCGAGCTGCCCAAGGTCTGCGACTCGAGCGGTTCCGAGTGCATCCGGACGTTCGTCATCGTCCCCGCCGCGAGCGCAGGGTCGAGCGGCGGCACCGTCGCGACGCTCGACTTCCCCGGCGCCGGCATCGGTCTCAACGGCACGCAGGCCGCGCTCTACGCCAGCGCGCCCACCGTGACCCCGACCGGCAGCACCCTCGGCATCACGGTCAGCGTCGGCGTCGACTCGTTCGTCGTCGCGACCAACCAGTTCGACCGCGAGTGCGGGTACCCGAGCTCGACCACCGTCGGCCCGGTGACGCTGTCCGACTGACGATCACGCTGAGCGTCTAGCCAGTACGCACGCGAAGGGCCGCCCGGCGACTGCCAGGGCGGCCCTTCGTCGTACGGCGTTACTGCGCGGCGGCCGCGACCGCGCGCGAGATGACGAGGCGCTGGATCTCCGAGGTGCCCTCGAAGATGCAGTAGATCTTCGAGTCGCGGTGCCACTTCTCGACCGGGTAGTCCTTGATGTAGCCGTACCCGCCGAGGATCTGGATGGCCTCGTCGGTGACCTTCACGGCGACCTCGCCGGCCTTGAGCTTGGACATCGAGCCCTCGGCCTGCTTGAACGGCACCCCCGCGCGCCCCATCCACGCCGCGCGGTGCACGAGCAGCCGCGCGCAGTC encodes the following:
- a CDS encoding HAD family hydrolase, whose protein sequence is MSRSGVLFDVDGTLVDSNYLHVVAWLRAFRSTGHPEVRAADVHRCVGMGADLFVERLLGSDDETAKKAHGVEYERLWPELRPFPGAVDLLREVRRRGGAAVLATSATEEEVGALRRALDCDDVIDSITSSADVEEAKPSPDVFTTALAEAGLDAERCVVVGDTVWDAEAASRAGLRCVGVLSGGIARAELLDAGMAEVYDDAAALLKAFDQSLLASLF
- a CDS encoding DUF6158 family protein, translating into MATTTETGIPARELDDSALERELERLHETRHETFLNGSGDALQVHTERMLALEEEYARRFPERTSPDTMRTREGSRAMDGRGD
- a CDS encoding plasmid stabilization protein; amino-acid sequence: MPTAWSAKRERQYEHVKESQLESGRSEKKAEEIAARTVNKERARAGEAKTSSRSSTDDISSGRRGGLRSGKGPGGRTKDQLYNEAKRMNIEGRSSMSKADLERAVDRKKK
- a CDS encoding AI-2E family transporter, whose translation is MAAADGPERLRVSYRSVALFVGLIGLTLLVLRMVSAASRVIGWMLVAAAVAGLLHPLIRRLEARGWKRGRAVLVVAFGALLLAALTTYRVVDDVSQATKLLQQEAPEAAAELERNERFGEFATTVKLEERTRDFTAKVPEYLRGGTPAEALRAATTRGVAFLTTSVLTLFLLLHGPKIAVAGLRQIADERRRARVTAVAKAAYRRAFGYASGSLATALLAAWVAYAAAMAFDVPGAAALAVWVGLWDVVPIIGAFTGALPIVLLAAVREPWHGAVLAVIFLAYQLFEDFGIQPRLESRTMRLGPFLTVAAGFAGLEVRGLAGALIAVLAVATVVAALDEVTPEDQPR
- a CDS encoding AI-2E family transporter encodes the protein MPPRRRAADAPVPTRRVDLDVRTMLAFCVCVVALLAFQAVVRSAPRTMTALAVGALLALSLNPLVELAQRRAKVRRPYAVGIVFATFAVVVAGLGLVLVPPAVEQAAALGEDLPRVVRQLGDLPIVGQRLEDAGVPDKILKTVRTLPERLSGDLSPLAGFARSAASGLGAALVVVLFAVGLLVDGPRLVEHGARLVPEARREKADRLGRLMYAAVGRYVAGSITVAVVAGLATLVAGLVLGVPLTPLLAANVMVFDLVPQIGGAAGGLPFVAMGFTVSATTGVLCAVFFILYLQFENNILSPLVVGQAVKLSPPATMSAALIGVAAGGVVGALCAVPFVGAMKIVYLELRGTPVEIEESKKRKPLLSRLLGRFRR